From a single Paenibacillus sp. FSL R5-0345 genomic region:
- a CDS encoding DUF3388 domain-containing protein, whose amino-acid sequence MEYKQWYMEYKIHKNRPGLLGDIASMLGMLEVNILTINGVEGKTRGMLLETNDDDKIMLMGEMLKKVDNITVSALRSPRLVDKLAVRHGRYIERDSDDRKTFRFTRDELGLLVDFLGELFKKDGNQVIGLRGMPRVGKTESIIAGSVCAMKRWTFVSSTLLRQTVRSQLAEDEMNPHNVFIIDGIVSTIRSNEKHYNLLQNVMSMPSTKVIEHPDIFVRESEYTFDDFDIIIELRNNPNEEILYESFTTSYSDDL is encoded by the coding sequence GTGGAATATAAACAATGGTATATGGAGTACAAGATTCACAAGAACAGACCCGGTCTGCTTGGTGATATCGCTTCAATGTTAGGGATGCTAGAAGTCAACATTCTGACGATTAATGGCGTTGAAGGAAAGACACGCGGAATGTTGCTGGAGACTAATGACGACGACAAAATAATGCTGATGGGCGAAATGCTCAAGAAAGTTGATAATATTACAGTTTCAGCTCTGCGGTCTCCAAGACTCGTAGACAAGCTGGCTGTGCGCCATGGGCGATATATTGAACGGGATTCAGATGATCGAAAGACGTTTCGTTTTACCCGCGATGAGCTCGGTCTTTTGGTCGATTTTCTCGGGGAGCTGTTTAAAAAAGATGGAAATCAGGTAATAGGACTTCGAGGTATGCCCCGTGTAGGAAAGACTGAATCGATTATTGCCGGCAGTGTCTGCGCGATGAAGCGTTGGACTTTTGTCTCTTCGACACTTTTACGTCAGACGGTGCGAAGTCAATTGGCAGAAGATGAAATGAATCCACATAATGTATTTATTATTGATGGTATTGTTAGTACGATCCGCTCTAATGAGAAGCATTATAATTTATTACAAAATGTTATGAGCATGCCAAGTACGAAAGTGATTGAGCATCCAGATATTTTCGTGCGGGAATCTGAGTACACCTTTGATGATTTTGATATTATTATTGAGCTTCGCAATAATCCAAATGAAGAAATATTGTACGAGTCGTTCACGACGAGCTACAGTGATGATCTATAA